The DNA segment GCTTGATTAAAGGCATGCGAAACATCCAAGCTAAAAACGTGCTTTCCATCAATACTTCCTCTGGTTTGGTAACGTATTCGAAGCACTAGCGTATCCGAAGTAGCGAAGCTACGTATTCGAAACTAAAGTGAGACTACAGAGTTTATACCATCCGTGGCAATTCTAAGTTAAATCATCCATGATTTAAAAGTCCCACCAACCCTAGTCCTGGCTATAGTGGCTGAAGAAATGTTCTAAGCGGTTAATCGCTTGGATTAAGTCTTCACTGTGCGGTAAAAATACCAGTCTAAAATAAATACCATCATGTATGTTAAACGCACTACCTTGCACCAGAAGGATTTTCTCCTGGCGTAAAATATCAAGCACCATTTGTTCATCGTTATCGATGCCAAGCTTGTCACCATCAACTTTAACAAATAAGTACATCGCGCCTTTTGCTTTATGACAACTTAATCCGTCAATTTCATTTATCATTTTGTGAGCAATATCAACCTGCGCTTTTAAACGTCCACCGTCTTGAACCAACTCATTAATACTTTGATAGCCGCCCAACGCAGTTTGTATCGCATGTTGGCAAGGCACATTGGCACATAAACGCATAGATGCCAGCATGGTTAAGCCTTCAAGGTAACTTTTCGCGCGGAGTAAGGGCCCTGTTAACATCATCCAACCCGCTCTAAAACCGGCAATGCGATAGTTTTTTGATAATCCGCCCATGGTCACAATCAGCACATCTTCGTTAAGGCTAGCTGTTGGCGTGTGAGTGGTACCGTCGTAGAGCACTTTGTCGTATATTTCATCAGAAAAAACAATCAGATTATGCTTATGCGCCACTGCAATAATTTGCTCTAGCACCTCTTTTGGGTAAACCGAGCCTGTTGGATTATTAGGATTGATGAGTACAATCGCTTTGGTCTTATTGGTAATTTTGCTGGTGATATCTTCGATGTCCGGATACCAGTATTTTTTTTCATCACATTTATAGTGTACCGGTGTACCGCCGGATAATGATACTGCAGCAGTCCATAGTGGATAGTCTGGCGCTGGGATAAGTACTTCATCATCTGTATTGAGCAAGCCTTGCATTGCCATGATAATAAGCTCGCTGACACCATTACCAATGAAAATATTATCCACATCAAGGTTTTTCATACCAAATT comes from the Thalassotalea nanhaiensis genome and includes:
- a CDS encoding pyridoxal phosphate-dependent aminotransferase, producing MSQYLKSNKLSGVCYDIRGPVAAEAKRLEEEGHKILKLNIGNPAPFGFLAPDDILRDVIHNLPTAQGYSESQGIYSARVAVMQYYQQFGMKNLDVDNIFIGNGVSELIIMAMQGLLNTDDEVLIPAPDYPLWTAAVSLSGGTPVHYKCDEKKYWYPDIEDITSKITNKTKAIVLINPNNPTGSVYPKEVLEQIIAVAHKHNLIVFSDEIYDKVLYDGTTHTPTASLNEDVLIVTMGGLSKNYRIAGFRAGWMMLTGPLLRAKSYLEGLTMLASMRLCANVPCQHAIQTALGGYQSINELVQDGGRLKAQVDIAHKMINEIDGLSCHKAKGAMYLFVKVDGDKLGIDNDEQMVLDILRQEKILLVQGSAFNIHDGIYFRLVFLPHSEDLIQAINRLEHFFSHYSQD